In Bacteroidales bacterium, the genomic window GGTTGATTTTTAGGAAATGAATCAACCAAATTATATGTTTTTATACAGAAATCAACTGAACGTTTCCATAAATCAAGGTCTTTATGGGTTTTCATATTTCACTTTTCACTATTTACACTTTACGTCTCACTACGGTGCTTTTCTCTTTAAATTGTTCTAAATATTTCAACAGATGTTTCATAATTATTATCCTAGATTATTTGAATAAATACAGCTTCGCCCTGTAACTTACAGGGTAAGTAATATAATTTATGTAATATTTTATTAATAAATCTTTATGTCAATGTTTTTGTAGCCTTAATTTCAAGAGTTTCTGAGCTGAATTTCCACAAACTTATTGACACAAAAAGAACTAATTTCGTTAATGCTAACGTTTTTAGACTAAATCGATATTCAGGGAGAATCTGATGAAGAAAAACAGGGAGAAAAGCAGTCCTATCCTTTCCGGACTGATAAAAATGTTCTTCGATATTATCAAACATTTCATCAAAGATTTTGAAAACATTCGTAAGGTTAAGAAGATCGACAGTGTTGCTGAAAAATTTTCCAATATAGAACATATGATAGTCCGCCTGGAAGATAAAATTCAGGATAACCGCAAATATATTGAAGAACTAAAAAGCAGGATACTCTGGGGTAACATCATTACCATCATTCTTCTTTTGATCATCATCTATGAATTAATCAGATAGAGGTTCTCCCAACCTCAGCTTCTTATAACTTTGAACCTTAACATTTCTATGTGAATTTTTAAATTTTAACCGGATATGAATAGTATTTTCAGGTAATAATTTCTTCGCTTTTTCTGCCCACTCTATAAACGTAAGATTTTTTTCAAATATTTCATAAAGACCTAACTCAAGAACTTCATTTATCGAATCCAGCCTATAAAGATCTACATGGCAGATCGGGAACTTTCCTATGTATTCATTCACTAGTACGTAACTGGGACTGCTTGTATATTCTTTTACTCCCAGGAACCTGCAGATCCATTGAGTCAGGAAAGTTTTCCCTGTTCCCAGTTCGCCATACAAGGCGACTACATCACCAAATTCCAGCTCTGGGGCAATAGTCTTTGCCAGGTTTATTGTGTCTTCTTCTGAGTGAATTTCTATTTTAAATTCATGTTTCATATTACTGATTCCCGCTGGTTCGGTCCGGCAACTGCCGGATGAGCCATACGTTTCCTTTTTTACCCGCTGGTTCGGGTTTGCAACCGGAACCATACGTTTTCTTAAAATCTCTCACTTCTCTTCTTTAAATCAACTTAAAAAGTTGAACAAAACATGTAGTTCAATTAACATAATTGAACCAGCATTTAATGTTA contains:
- the tsaE gene encoding tRNA (adenosine(37)-N6)-threonylcarbamoyltransferase complex ATPase subunit type 1 TsaE, whose protein sequence is MKHEFKIEIHSEEDTINLAKTIAPELEFGDVVALYGELGTGKTFLTQWICRFLGVKEYTSSPSYVLVNEYIGKFPICHVDLYRLDSINEVLELGLYEIFEKNLTFIEWAEKAKKLLPENTIHIRLKFKNSHRNVKVQSYKKLRLGEPLSD